Proteins encoded together in one Halomicrobium urmianum window:
- a CDS encoding bacterio-opsin activator domain-containing protein, which translates to MNGVLVASVLLRLAGVGYSLVLLARSSDRRFGFLTVMLSLMATRQLLSARSSTTPVEELPGLAVSVLALLTVYYLSSYVVEERRVTERLQGFRKAIEHAGHAIFVTDADGTIEYANPAVESVVGYGPEEVVGENPRLWQSGEHDEDFYTELWERISSGEVWEGEIVNRRKSGELCWVDTTVAPITDEAGAVEHYVAVERDVTDRKERRLRIEEQNDRLERLNNTNEVLRDVNRELVGASTRREIERVLCDRFARSHLFDAAWVGTPRLVDDGVAVQAAAGVDPETLETRLDGSTAYRDVAGDVLEQRRPALVDDDGGPVDDPAGAAGVVVPLSYQDADYGALFVEAATDGAFEAIDRAVFAELGLTVGDAINAAESRRTLASDEVTRLEFRLDGTDDPLVSLSAALGCTIELDRIGDGGEGDCAAYVSVAGCEPGPVSAHAADAPGVERAEVLCAGDGQCAVRLALDDAVVTTLAQYGAAVQSLTVTEGTGRLVAEVARSNDVRSVVEAVQSAYPGLDLIAQREREPDAAAETEFRTTFEESLTDRQLEAAQTAYFAGFFEWPRDASGEDVAETMGINQSTFTQHLRAAERKLFASLFDRDDDVVAEPVSA; encoded by the coding sequence GTGAACGGCGTGCTCGTCGCGTCCGTCCTCCTCAGGCTCGCCGGGGTCGGGTACTCGCTGGTGTTGCTCGCCCGGAGCAGCGACCGGCGGTTCGGGTTCCTGACGGTGATGCTGTCGCTGATGGCGACCCGACAGCTGCTGTCCGCCCGGAGCTCGACCACGCCGGTCGAGGAGCTCCCGGGACTGGCGGTCAGCGTCCTCGCGCTGCTGACGGTGTACTACCTGTCGAGCTACGTCGTCGAGGAGCGGCGCGTCACCGAGCGCCTCCAGGGGTTCCGAAAGGCGATCGAACACGCCGGCCACGCCATCTTCGTGACCGACGCCGACGGGACCATCGAGTACGCGAACCCGGCGGTCGAGAGCGTCGTCGGCTACGGCCCCGAGGAGGTCGTCGGCGAGAACCCCCGCCTGTGGCAGTCCGGGGAGCACGACGAGGACTTCTACACGGAGCTGTGGGAGCGGATCTCCTCGGGGGAGGTCTGGGAGGGGGAGATCGTCAACCGCCGGAAGTCGGGGGAGCTGTGCTGGGTCGACACGACCGTCGCACCGATCACCGACGAGGCGGGCGCGGTCGAGCACTACGTCGCCGTCGAGCGGGACGTGACCGACCGCAAGGAGCGACGGCTCCGGATCGAGGAGCAGAACGACCGCCTCGAGCGGCTGAACAACACGAACGAGGTGCTCCGCGACGTCAACCGGGAGCTGGTGGGGGCGTCGACGCGCCGCGAGATCGAGCGGGTGCTCTGTGACCGGTTCGCGCGCTCGCACCTGTTCGACGCCGCCTGGGTCGGCACGCCCCGACTCGTCGACGACGGCGTCGCGGTTCAGGCCGCCGCCGGCGTCGACCCCGAGACCCTCGAGACGCGCCTCGACGGCTCGACGGCCTACCGGGACGTCGCGGGGGACGTCCTCGAGCAGCGGCGGCCGGCGCTCGTCGACGACGACGGGGGGCCCGTCGACGACCCCGCCGGGGCCGCGGGGGTCGTCGTCCCGCTGTCGTACCAGGACGCCGACTACGGTGCGCTGTTCGTCGAGGCCGCGACGGACGGCGCGTTCGAGGCCATCGACCGGGCGGTGTTCGCAGAGCTCGGGCTGACCGTCGGGGACGCCATCAACGCGGCCGAGAGCCGTCGGACGCTCGCGTCGGACGAGGTGACTCGCCTGGAGTTCCGGCTCGACGGGACGGACGATCCGCTCGTCTCGCTGTCGGCGGCGCTGGGGTGCACGATCGAACTCGACCGGATCGGCGACGGCGGGGAGGGCGACTGCGCCGCCTACGTCTCCGTCGCCGGCTGCGAGCCGGGTCCCGTCTCGGCCCACGCCGCCGACGCTCCGGGGGTCGAACGGGCCGAAGTGCTGTGCGCCGGCGACGGGCAGTGCGCCGTCAGGCTGGCCCTCGACGACGCCGTCGTGACGACGCTGGCCCAGTACGGCGCGGCCGTCCAGTCGCTGACGGTCACCGAGGGGACCGGCCGCCTCGTCGCGGAGGTCGCCAGATCCAACGACGTCCGGTCGGTCGTCGAGGCCGTCCAGTCGGCGTATCCGGGTCTGGACCTGATCGCCCAGCGCGAGCGCGAGCCCGACGCGGCCGCCGAGACGGAGTTCCGGACGACCTTCGAGGAGTCGCTGACCGACCGTCAGCTGGAGGCCGCCCAGACGGCCTACTTCGCTGGCTTCTTCGAGTGGCCCCGCGACGCCAGCGGGGAGGACGTCGCCGAGACGATGGGGATCAACCAGTCGACGTTCACCCAGCACCTCCGCGCCGCGGAACGGAAGCTGTTCGCGTCGCTGTTCGACCGCGACGACGACGTCGTTGCCGAGCCGGTCAGTGCGTGA
- a CDS encoding 4Fe-4S dicluster domain-containing protein, whose product MSGASDDRLPGVPDAGAADFDAMVDDEASDPREELSKTDHDTDLGIAMAEDAKRVSRGELSAEEYWRKYDAAAEAEFGDDYRQTPNPAIDSPDQTIESETAESLGCSVGSMDSIACESAASAPTDEDGDDSDERWGMVIDLQKCVGCDSCSVACKAENRTPPGVSYNVVMEEEHGEFPDVTRTNVPRPCMQCENPPCVQVCPVSATYKMDNGVVNIDYDRCIGCRYCMIACPYGARYFDFGENYDDEVDGAGEVTSPEYGVDRGPREDGASPVGNVRKCSFCTHRLERGEEPACVETCVGDARNMGDLDDPDSEVSEMADSSRAFQLKEDEGTDPNVYYLK is encoded by the coding sequence ATGAGCGGCGCGAGCGACGACCGGCTGCCGGGCGTCCCAGATGCGGGCGCCGCCGACTTCGACGCGATGGTCGACGACGAGGCGTCCGATCCCCGGGAGGAGCTGTCGAAGACGGATCACGACACGGACCTGGGGATCGCCATGGCCGAGGACGCCAAGCGCGTCTCCCGTGGCGAGCTATCGGCCGAGGAGTACTGGCGCAAGTACGACGCGGCCGCGGAGGCCGAGTTCGGCGACGACTACCGGCAGACGCCCAACCCGGCCATCGACAGCCCCGACCAGACCATCGAGTCGGAGACGGCCGAGTCGCTGGGCTGCTCGGTCGGATCGATGGACTCGATCGCCTGCGAGTCCGCTGCCTCGGCGCCGACCGACGAGGACGGCGACGACTCCGACGAGCGCTGGGGGATGGTCATCGACCTCCAGAAGTGCGTCGGCTGCGACTCCTGTTCGGTCGCCTGCAAGGCCGAGAACCGGACGCCGCCGGGGGTCTCCTACAACGTCGTGATGGAGGAGGAACACGGCGAGTTCCCCGACGTCACGCGCACGAACGTCCCCCGTCCGTGCATGCAGTGCGAGAACCCGCCCTGCGTGCAGGTCTGCCCCGTCAGCGCGACCTACAAGATGGACAACGGCGTGGTCAACATCGACTACGACCGCTGTATCGGCTGCCGGTACTGCATGATCGCGTGCCCGTACGGCGCTCGGTACTTCGACTTCGGCGAGAACTACGACGACGAGGTCGACGGCGCCGGCGAGGTGACCAGCCCCGAGTACGGCGTCGACCGTGGCCCGCGCGAGGACGGCGCCTCGCCGGTGGGTAACGTCAGGAAGTGCAGCTTCTGCACGCACCGCCTGGAACGCGGGGAGGAGCCGGCCTGCGTCGAGACCTGCGTTGGCGACGCCCGGAACATGGGCGACCTCGACGACCCCGACAGCGAGGTCTCGGAGATGGCCGACTCCTCGCGGGCGTTCCAGCTCAAGGAGGACGAGGGCACCGACCCCAACGTCTACTACCTCAAGTGA
- the nrfD gene encoding NrfD/PsrC family molybdoenzyme membrane anchor subunit, with product MATEHSRFEFDPGFVDDRLRAAWYAVLGVLLLVGGAATWLRISGGMQSTNLTSTTPWGAWVAFYIYFVGLSAGAFLVSTLANVFGVAGMHRIDRDALFAAIVSMLVALLFVWTDLGRMDRMYHPFIWRQVTSALAWEVHAYVAYIGVLTTELYFSMRYDLARVAERGSGLRARLSGLLTLGRRQTTEASRETDRTWLKRAGILGIPLAIFMVHGGTGVLFAVSKARPYWNSGLFPVIFIVSAVLSGTALVMMLYVLRTRLFDGESVDPDLLDRLAKLLATFVVVDVALTAIEALIAIVSFHPHVVETWNIIAFGEMSWSFWWFMVGLGWVFPLVMLSKRSWRRTPWLMAVAGLSVVLGIIAVRFNIVVPPQIRPVMEGLPHGSYFPSLVEWATSAGMIAVGLLVYTIGAELLPLTPLDGGDH from the coding sequence ATGGCAACCGAACACTCGCGGTTCGAGTTCGACCCCGGATTCGTCGACGACCGCCTCCGGGCTGCCTGGTACGCCGTCCTCGGCGTGCTGCTGCTGGTCGGCGGCGCGGCGACGTGGCTGCGGATCTCCGGGGGCATGCAGAGCACCAACCTCACGAGCACGACCCCGTGGGGCGCGTGGGTCGCCTTCTACATCTACTTCGTCGGCCTCTCGGCCGGCGCGTTCCTCGTGAGTACGCTGGCCAACGTCTTCGGCGTCGCGGGGATGCACCGCATCGACCGCGACGCCCTGTTCGCGGCGATCGTCAGCATGCTGGTCGCGCTGCTGTTCGTCTGGACCGACCTCGGCCGGATGGACCGGATGTACCACCCGTTCATCTGGCGGCAGGTCACCTCCGCGCTCGCCTGGGAGGTCCACGCGTACGTCGCCTACATCGGGGTGCTGACGACCGAGCTGTACTTCTCGATGCGCTACGACCTCGCTCGGGTCGCCGAGCGCGGCTCAGGACTGCGGGCCAGGCTCAGCGGCCTCCTGACGCTGGGCCGGCGACAGACGACCGAGGCCTCCCGGGAGACCGACAGGACGTGGCTGAAGCGGGCCGGCATCCTCGGCATCCCGCTGGCCATCTTCATGGTCCACGGCGGTACGGGCGTGCTCTTCGCCGTCTCGAAGGCCCGCCCCTACTGGAACAGCGGCCTGTTCCCGGTGATCTTCATCGTCTCCGCCGTGCTCTCCGGGACGGCGCTGGTGATGATGCTGTACGTCCTCCGGACGCGGCTGTTCGACGGCGAGTCCGTCGACCCCGACCTGCTGGACCGGCTCGCCAAGCTGCTGGCGACGTTCGTCGTCGTCGACGTGGCGCTGACCGCCATCGAGGCGCTGATCGCCATCGTCAGCTTCCACCCCCACGTGGTCGAGACCTGGAACATCATCGCGTTCGGCGAGATGTCGTGGTCGTTCTGGTGGTTCATGGTCGGCCTCGGCTGGGTGTTCCCGCTCGTGATGCTCTCGAAGCGATCCTGGCGGCGCACCCCGTGGCTCATGGCGGTGGCCGGCCTCAGCGTCGTACTGGGGATCATCGCGGTCCGGTTCAACATCGTCGTCCCGCCCCAGATCCGCCCCGTGATGGAGGGGCTCCCGCACGGATCGTACTTCCCCTCCCTCGTGGAGTGGGCGACCAGCGCCGGCATGATCGCGGTCGGTCTGCTGGTGTACACGATCGGCGCGGAACTGCTTCCGCTGACGCCGCTCGACGGAGGTGATCACTGA